A genomic segment from Tuwongella immobilis encodes:
- a CDS encoding HlyD family secretion protein, with product MRGKMILPILALGMLGFAVMHVVRANQEKPRPELVVEPARSSYETTLAGTGIVEPRSENIAIGSPLPGVVDEVMVRVGDAIQGPDAGKPGTPLFRLDDRQLRAELRLREANLAAAKANLRKLEMLPRPEEVPAIRARVTEAKASMDELTDAYERAKKLFAGRSIGEEELISKRQAMLNAQAQLARADADLALLLKGAWEPDLAIARAAVEQAEAQRSQTLTELERLTVRAPISGQVIQRNIRPGEFVGTPPSQALLVVGDVSVLHVRVDIDENDIPRFRSGVKGHAVPRGNAQVKLPMQFVRVEPYVVPKKSLSGASSERVDTRVLQVIFALDTGTPDVYVGQQVDIFLDTSEKSAGSSK from the coding sequence ATGCGCGGGAAAATGATTCTGCCCATTCTGGCGCTCGGAATGTTAGGCTTCGCGGTGATGCATGTGGTGCGAGCCAACCAGGAGAAGCCACGTCCGGAATTGGTCGTGGAACCAGCCCGTTCCAGCTACGAAACGACGCTTGCGGGGACGGGGATTGTCGAGCCGCGGAGTGAAAATATCGCCATCGGTTCGCCATTGCCGGGTGTGGTGGATGAGGTGATGGTCCGCGTGGGCGATGCGATTCAGGGACCGGATGCGGGGAAGCCCGGAACGCCGCTGTTTCGGCTGGATGATCGGCAACTGCGCGCGGAATTGCGACTCCGGGAAGCGAATTTGGCCGCCGCCAAAGCCAATCTGCGCAAACTGGAGATGCTGCCGCGACCCGAAGAAGTCCCCGCCATTCGGGCACGGGTGACCGAAGCCAAGGCCAGCATGGATGAATTGACCGATGCCTATGAGCGGGCCAAAAAGTTATTCGCCGGTCGTTCGATTGGCGAAGAAGAACTCATCAGCAAACGCCAAGCGATGCTCAACGCGCAAGCCCAACTGGCGCGGGCGGATGCCGATTTGGCCTTGCTGCTCAAAGGTGCCTGGGAGCCGGATTTGGCCATCGCCCGCGCTGCCGTCGAACAGGCGGAAGCGCAACGCAGTCAAACCCTTACGGAACTGGAACGACTGACCGTGCGGGCACCCATTAGCGGCCAAGTGATTCAACGCAACATTCGCCCCGGTGAATTTGTCGGCACTCCGCCCAGCCAGGCGCTGCTGGTGGTGGGAGATGTCAGCGTGTTGCATGTGCGTGTGGATATTGATGAGAACGATATTCCCCGCTTCCGCTCTGGTGTGAAGGGGCATGCGGTGCCGCGAGGCAATGCCCAGGTGAAATTGCCGATGCAATTTGTGCGGGTGGAACCGTATGTGGTGCCGAAAAAGTCGCTCTCCGGTGCCAGTTCGGAACGGGTGGATACCCGCGTGCTGCAGGTGATCTTCGCTCTGGATACCGGGACGCCGGATGTCTACGTCGGGCAGCAAGTGGATATCTTCCTGGATACCTCGGAGAAATCTGCGGGTTCGTCGAAGTAA
- a CDS encoding CerR family C-terminal domain-containing protein encodes MVETLSDSATPDSTRKRLIDAAEEVFAEMGYEAASIRAICTRADANVAAVNYHFGDKRRLYLEALKHAVADSTAGMRNAPPMPPEMPVEARLTAFIHGLVWGMLSNSRQSAISLMMREMVDPTPEYRMVVQEFIGPLCHQLFGIIQEVLPHADRQHVIMTAFSIVGQALYYRQNQAVTIVLVGGEEAYESLTLDRIAQHIVDFSLAALGLRPSRLMADFGESPK; translated from the coding sequence ATGGTCGAAACGCTCTCCGATTCCGCAACTCCCGATTCGACTCGAAAGCGGCTGATTGATGCCGCAGAGGAGGTGTTTGCCGAGATGGGGTACGAGGCGGCGTCCATTCGTGCGATTTGTACCCGAGCGGATGCCAATGTTGCGGCCGTGAATTATCACTTTGGCGATAAGCGTCGGCTGTATCTGGAGGCGCTCAAGCATGCGGTCGCTGATAGCACCGCGGGCATGCGAAACGCTCCGCCGATGCCGCCGGAAATGCCGGTGGAAGCTCGACTTACGGCGTTCATTCATGGGCTGGTGTGGGGGATGCTGTCCAACTCGCGGCAATCGGCCATTTCGCTGATGATGCGGGAAATGGTCGATCCGACTCCCGAATATCGCATGGTCGTTCAGGAATTCATCGGCCCGTTGTGCCATCAATTGTTTGGAATCATCCAAGAAGTGTTGCCGCATGCCGATCGGCAGCATGTCATCATGACTGCGTTCAGTATTGTCGGACAGGCATTGTATTATCGGCAGAATCAAGCGGTCACCATCGTGCTGGTCGGTGGCGAAGAGGCTTACGAATCATTGACGTTGGATCGGATTGCCCAGCACATTGTGGATTTTTCCCTGGCAGCGTTAGGATTGCGTCCATCTCGCCTGATGGCGGATTTCGGAGAGTCCCCGAAATGA
- the rpe gene encoding ribulose-phosphate 3-epimerase: MTIAVAPSILAADFSRLGELVRTVQDAGADRIHVDVMDGHFVPNLSMGPVVVKGLRPITSMPLEVHLMVERPNDFIPAFVSAGANSLIIHEESADDSLSIIRDIRARGVKVGLAIKPRTPIDVIVPYLNELDLVLCMTVEPGFGGQAFLPESIERILNIRKLIEQNNPTCELEVDGGIDARTAILAVKAGANVLVAGTAIFGAEDGPAAATRAMRDTCIAAQA; the protein is encoded by the coding sequence ATGACCATTGCCGTTGCCCCCTCCATTCTCGCAGCCGATTTTTCACGCCTGGGCGAACTGGTTCGCACGGTGCAAGACGCGGGTGCGGATCGTATCCATGTCGATGTCATGGATGGGCACTTTGTGCCGAATCTCAGCATGGGGCCGGTGGTGGTGAAGGGGTTGCGGCCCATCACGTCGATGCCGTTGGAAGTGCATCTGATGGTGGAACGGCCCAACGACTTTATCCCCGCGTTTGTCAGCGCGGGGGCCAACTCGTTGATTATCCATGAAGAATCCGCCGATGATTCGCTCAGCATTATCCGAGATATTCGCGCTCGCGGCGTGAAAGTCGGACTCGCCATCAAACCCCGCACCCCCATCGACGTGATTGTGCCCTACCTGAATGAATTGGATCTGGTGCTGTGCATGACGGTGGAGCCCGGCTTTGGCGGACAGGCATTTCTGCCGGAAAGCATTGAACGCATCCTGAACATTCGCAAACTCATCGAACAGAATAACCCCACCTGCGAATTGGAAGTCGATGGCGGAATCGATGCCCGCACGGCGATTCTGGCGGTGAAGGCCGGTGCCAACGTGCTGGTCGCTGGCACGGCCATTTTCGGGGCGGAAGATGGTCCCGCAGCCGCAACCCGCGCCATGCGTGACACTTGCATCGCGGCCCAAGCCTAA
- a CDS encoding ammonium transporter — MRHLQVGAWLLGALLLWACTGATVYADEAAPEKTPVEVAQATGDAAKVKADTAWMLVSSAFVLLMVPGLALFYGGMVRSKNMLTTMMHSAAALSVVGVFWVVIGYSLAFGAPWIGAPAEGVANADWGGSYLGFSPELVFLSGVEATKPLPGYGYPIYLHVIFQGMFAILTPALISGAFAERVRFVPYCVFILLWVTLVYCPLAHSVWSLDFFTALPGAEGPTGASSTGFLGKMGALDFAGGTVVHIAAGFAGLAAAVVLKKRSGYPQHPIHPSGVVLTLIGAMFLWFGWFGFNAGSALGSSENAVAAFASTQAAAAGAGLTWMLSEYIHKGKATALGLASGFIAGLVAVTPAAGFVTMGAGLIIGLIAGVVCYLAVVAKTICGYDDSLDAFGVHGIGGLLGALLTGLFCTTTVGNILVTESNTGVLVGGNMDQFVIQAKAAGISVVYAFVVSAILLVIMDKVFGLTASKKEEVDGLDRSQHGEASFDFSSEGAVTMSSSEPRPAVVPPNGRNRFTLVVDGADATVLAKVWADLCQPGGIPDAEFSRIYPNLTTVSGNRFRFKTGDAKASAAALQSLLQKRLGKASIAVRVEA; from the coding sequence GTGAGGCATTTGCAAGTAGGAGCATGGCTCCTCGGGGCGTTGTTGCTGTGGGCCTGCACGGGCGCGACCGTGTATGCAGATGAAGCGGCTCCGGAGAAAACTCCAGTCGAAGTGGCCCAAGCAACCGGTGATGCGGCCAAAGTCAAAGCCGACACCGCTTGGATGCTGGTTTCCTCTGCGTTTGTGTTGCTGATGGTGCCCGGCCTGGCACTGTTCTATGGTGGGATGGTTCGCTCCAAGAACATGCTCACCACGATGATGCACTCCGCAGCGGCACTCTCCGTTGTGGGTGTCTTCTGGGTGGTTATTGGGTACTCCCTCGCATTCGGCGCTCCGTGGATCGGCGCTCCCGCAGAAGGCGTCGCCAACGCCGATTGGGGCGGCTCGTACCTCGGCTTCAGCCCGGAACTGGTGTTCCTGAGCGGTGTCGAAGCCACCAAACCGTTGCCTGGCTACGGCTACCCGATCTACCTGCACGTCATTTTCCAAGGGATGTTCGCCATCCTGACCCCGGCGCTGATCTCCGGTGCCTTCGCCGAACGCGTGCGATTCGTCCCCTACTGCGTGTTCATCCTGCTGTGGGTGACGCTGGTGTACTGCCCGTTGGCTCACTCGGTTTGGTCGCTGGACTTCTTCACGGCGCTGCCCGGAGCGGAAGGTCCGACTGGCGCGTCATCCACCGGCTTCTTGGGTAAGATGGGTGCGTTGGACTTCGCCGGTGGCACCGTGGTGCACATCGCCGCTGGGTTCGCTGGTTTGGCCGCTGCGGTGGTGCTCAAGAAGCGCTCGGGCTATCCCCAACATCCGATTCATCCGTCGGGCGTGGTGCTGACCCTGATTGGCGCGATGTTCCTGTGGTTTGGCTGGTTCGGCTTCAACGCCGGTAGCGCCTTGGGTTCGTCCGAAAACGCCGTCGCCGCCTTCGCTTCCACGCAAGCCGCCGCTGCGGGCGCGGGCCTGACCTGGATGCTGTCGGAATACATTCACAAGGGCAAGGCCACCGCACTGGGTCTGGCCTCGGGCTTCATCGCAGGCTTGGTCGCCGTTACCCCGGCTGCGGGCTTCGTGACCATGGGCGCGGGCCTGATTATCGGTCTGATCGCCGGCGTGGTTTGCTATCTGGCTGTGGTTGCCAAGACGATCTGCGGCTATGACGATTCGCTGGATGCCTTCGGCGTTCACGGCATCGGCGGTCTGCTCGGTGCGTTGTTGACCGGCTTGTTCTGCACCACCACCGTGGGCAACATTCTGGTTACCGAATCCAACACCGGCGTTCTGGTCGGCGGAAACATGGATCAATTCGTGATCCAAGCCAAGGCCGCGGGCATCTCGGTGGTCTATGCGTTCGTGGTCAGCGCCATTCTGTTGGTCATCATGGACAAGGTCTTTGGTCTGACTGCTTCGAAGAAGGAAGAAGTGGACGGCCTGGATCGTTCGCAACACGGCGAAGCCAGCTTCGACTTCAGCAGCGAAGGCGCGGTCACGATGTCGAGCAGCGAACCGCGTCCGGCAGTGGTGCCGCCCAACGGCCGCAACCGCTTCACGCTGGTGGTCGATGGGGCCGATGCCACCGTGCTGGCCAAAGTTTGGGCCGATCTGTGCCAACCGGGTGGAATCCCCGACGCCGAATTTTCTCGCATCTACCCGAACTTGACCACCGTGAGCGGCAACCGCTTCCGCTTCAAGACGGGCGACGCCAAGGCCAGCGCGGCGGCTCTGCAATCGCTGCTGCAAAAACGCCTGGGCAAGGCTTCCATCGCCGTCCGGGTTGAGGCCTAA
- a CDS encoding aminotransferase class IV, with protein MSEPVAYLSGRFVPLSQAQIGCWDSGFVFGATVTDFCRTVRGQLFDFSAHAQRLCRDAHSIGIPFTETSQDLSEIATSLLNQNGLLSRKDSDSFEWAIITFATPGPISFYTAHLENRPISRPTLGMHCFPLPFDRYCPILQHGADLVAIGPIEPFGEIPGGLINPMVKHRSRLHWWLADQKLRTLPERLPHSLAILQTTTGHLTETAIATVAFVIDQTLTIPPSNMILDGIMLQHVRSLAQECGIPICERPIHAEECRNRVQEALLVGTAFGIAGVSRLLGTPLPHPGPITTRLMRAWTDRIGLDMRQQILDAAPRS; from the coding sequence ATGTCGGAACCTGTTGCATACCTTTCGGGTCGGTTTGTGCCGTTATCCCAAGCACAAATTGGCTGTTGGGATTCGGGATTCGTCTTTGGTGCCACCGTTACCGACTTTTGCCGCACAGTTCGTGGGCAGTTATTCGATTTTTCAGCACATGCACAGCGATTGTGCCGTGATGCTCATTCCATCGGCATTCCGTTCACCGAGACTTCACAGGATCTCTCGGAAATTGCCACGTCGTTGCTCAATCAAAATGGATTACTTTCCCGTAAGGATTCCGACAGCTTCGAGTGGGCGATCATCACCTTTGCCACGCCGGGCCCGATTTCATTTTACACGGCGCACCTAGAAAACCGCCCGATTTCGCGTCCGACCTTGGGGATGCACTGCTTTCCGCTGCCATTCGATCGGTATTGCCCAATTCTTCAGCACGGTGCAGACCTTGTCGCCATTGGCCCGATCGAGCCATTCGGGGAAATTCCCGGCGGACTGATCAATCCAATGGTCAAACATCGAAGCCGTCTCCATTGGTGGCTCGCTGACCAAAAACTGCGCACACTTCCCGAGCGATTGCCTCACTCCTTGGCAATTCTTCAGACAACCACCGGGCACCTGACCGAAACCGCCATTGCCACAGTCGCATTCGTGATCGATCAGACGCTCACCATTCCACCATCAAATATGATTTTAGATGGAATCATGTTGCAGCATGTGCGATCACTTGCCCAAGAATGTGGCATTCCGATCTGCGAACGCCCCATTCATGCCGAGGAATGCCGCAACCGTGTGCAGGAAGCCTTGCTCGTGGGCACTGCATTTGGAATCGCTGGGGTATCGCGGCTCTTGGGCACCCCGCTCCCGCATCCTGGGCCAATCACGACGCGCCTGATGCGGGCATGGACCGACCGCATTGGCCTGGATATGCGGCAG
- a CDS encoding ATP-grasp domain-containing protein codes for MDVPRLAFIGFDASELAFLRESLPADVPVMASEMLPRIRLMDGRLEMESPLRDRLVPISAVVFHGIFEHDLDFLAALVLWGGPCFPAPQAMLDCRLRLPGLVRALAISRFAGPPRGFLSPGVSVAPTTPQVAKWGNWHCGENKERIDSPWTAHEPTLVEPFFAGDAVRVLMLGEQMWQIRLTGTDWRKSVHGPGAAMMPMDAELADDTRTIRDALGLSILANDYMVTPTGERRLLEVNHIPSVTCFPEVWRAYRDVVRDWLMRMVIPTFR; via the coding sequence ATGGACGTTCCGCGACTGGCATTCATCGGGTTTGATGCGTCGGAATTGGCATTTCTTCGGGAATCGTTGCCGGCGGATGTTCCGGTGATGGCGTCGGAGATGCTGCCTCGCATCCGCCTGATGGACGGTCGTTTGGAAATGGAATCGCCGTTGCGAGACCGATTGGTCCCCATTTCTGCCGTGGTTTTCCACGGAATCTTCGAGCACGACCTCGATTTTCTCGCTGCCTTGGTGCTGTGGGGCGGCCCCTGTTTCCCGGCACCTCAAGCCATGCTCGATTGCCGATTGCGACTCCCCGGATTGGTCCGCGCCTTGGCCATCTCCCGATTCGCGGGGCCACCGCGAGGGTTTCTGTCGCCCGGCGTTAGCGTCGCGCCAACCACACCCCAGGTGGCCAAGTGGGGCAACTGGCATTGCGGCGAAAACAAGGAACGCATCGATTCCCCCTGGACCGCCCACGAGCCAACCTTGGTGGAGCCGTTCTTCGCCGGGGACGCGGTGCGAGTGCTGATGCTCGGCGAGCAGATGTGGCAGATTCGCTTGACTGGCACCGATTGGCGCAAGTCGGTGCATGGCCCCGGAGCGGCGATGATGCCCATGGATGCCGAACTCGCCGACGATACTCGCACCATCCGCGACGCCTTGGGGCTGAGCATTCTCGCCAATGATTATATGGTCACCCCCACCGGCGAGCGTCGCTTGTTGGAGGTCAATCATATTCCCAGCGTCACCTGTTTCCCCGAAGTCTGGCGGGCCTACCGCGATGTCGTGCGTGATTGGCTGATGCGCATGGTAATTCCGACGTTTCGATAA
- a CDS encoding ABC transporter permease: MIWIALKMLTGDRAKYFGIVFGVAFASLLMGQQTSLFISLLGRTVSQIRDFREVDIWVADPKVRYIDEPFALAETDVARVRSVPGVDWAVKLFKGNLRARLAEPSDGDSKGDFRTVLLLGVDDTTLMGVPREFIPVDGKVPSPLDLKQPDAVFIDEPGYTYLFPGQPFQLGRMLEMNDRRAKIVGICKTGAPFTSVPVVYARYSQAMQFAPPERRLLSLILVGQQPGADPAQVCENIRQQTGLAAYTTEEFKWKTIQFFLDNTGIPINFGITVMLGFIVGVAIAGQTFYLFTLENLKQFGALKAMGVSNLRIVGMIITQGVVVGVVGYGIGMGMAAMFFENTKDVIALQGFAMCWEVLGGSALAVLAIVTFASLFSIRKVIVLEPAVVFR; encoded by the coding sequence ATGATTTGGATTGCCTTGAAAATGCTCACCGGAGATCGCGCCAAATACTTTGGCATCGTCTTTGGTGTCGCCTTTGCGTCCCTGCTGATGGGGCAGCAAACTTCGTTGTTTATCTCACTTCTGGGGCGGACCGTCAGCCAAATCCGCGATTTTCGAGAAGTGGATATCTGGGTGGCCGATCCCAAAGTGCGCTACATTGATGAGCCATTTGCACTGGCGGAAACCGATGTCGCACGCGTTCGCAGTGTGCCCGGCGTCGATTGGGCGGTGAAACTCTTTAAGGGCAACCTGCGAGCGCGGCTGGCGGAACCCAGCGATGGCGATTCCAAGGGCGATTTCCGCACCGTGCTGCTGTTGGGGGTGGATGATACCACACTCATGGGCGTGCCCCGCGAGTTTATCCCCGTCGATGGGAAAGTGCCTTCGCCGTTGGATTTGAAGCAGCCCGACGCGGTGTTCATCGATGAGCCAGGGTATACGTATCTGTTTCCGGGCCAACCGTTTCAGTTGGGCCGCATGTTGGAAATGAACGATCGCCGAGCGAAAATCGTCGGCATCTGCAAAACGGGGGCCCCATTTACATCCGTCCCCGTGGTTTACGCTCGTTATTCGCAGGCGATGCAATTTGCGCCGCCGGAACGCCGGTTGTTGTCCCTGATTCTGGTGGGTCAACAACCGGGAGCCGATCCCGCTCAAGTGTGTGAGAATATCCGTCAACAGACCGGATTGGCCGCGTACACCACCGAAGAATTCAAATGGAAGACCATCCAGTTCTTCTTGGATAACACGGGGATTCCGATCAACTTTGGCATCACCGTCATGCTCGGGTTCATCGTCGGGGTCGCCATCGCCGGGCAGACGTTCTATCTGTTCACGCTCGAAAATCTCAAGCAATTCGGCGCACTCAAAGCCATGGGCGTCAGCAACTTACGCATCGTGGGGATGATTATCACCCAGGGCGTGGTGGTGGGCGTGGTTGGCTACGGGATTGGCATGGGCATGGCGGCGATGTTTTTCGAGAACACCAAGGATGTCATTGCCCTGCAAGGCTTTGCGATGTGCTGGGAAGTCCTGGGTGGCTCGGCGCTGGCGGTGTTGGCCATCGTCACCTTCGCCAGTCTGTTCAGCATTCGCAAGGTGATTGTGCTGGAGCCAGCGGTGGTGTTCCGATGA
- a CDS encoding P-II family nitrogen regulator, whose translation MKMIVAVIRPEQLEAVQEALNHADVYLMTVTEVKGCGRQRGYTEVYRGTEIQVKLLPKVKLEIAVNDAFVEAAVEAIVHAARTGQVGDGKIFVLNLEDCVRIRTGERGSPAIGP comes from the coding sequence ATGAAGATGATCGTCGCTGTCATCCGCCCCGAACAACTGGAGGCGGTGCAAGAAGCCCTCAACCACGCCGACGTCTATTTGATGACCGTCACGGAAGTCAAAGGCTGCGGTCGGCAACGTGGCTACACCGAAGTGTATCGCGGCACGGAAATTCAAGTGAAGCTCCTGCCCAAGGTGAAGCTCGAAATCGCCGTCAACGACGCCTTCGTCGAAGCCGCCGTCGAAGCGATTGTCCACGCCGCCCGAACCGGCCAAGTCGGTGATGGCAAGATCTTCGTGCTCAACCTCGAAGATTGCGTCCGCATCCGCACCGGCGAACGCGGCAGCCCCGCCATCGGCCCATGA
- a CDS encoding outer membrane beta-barrel protein yields the protein MLESFLLGATLTLGQAAPAPVVVEPTTPAAIAPAQSYYLPGNYSPREEAEAANDTPTYLFMSLVDGTSVGDFMAKQRLSLSGWVAQSYTASSANDSNLPVTWNDRANRYLMQQAWLRFERAIDPEADDITFGFRMDMLYGTDYRFSRARNIWENQTGEYGFDPIAFYVNAYLPGLLGGTEIKFGRWFTPFGVESLEAVSTPLVSRSYSFNWAPPFTHTGALATMNLGEGLTAQAGLAVGNDIFFGPGQQLRFIGTLSYTPNEGDDTFTFGTSFGEGSYNAAEAVNNINVFDFVWAHKFNDKASYSFETIYGYQNDSPLPRGTTETAHWLGIANYLFYQWTDSIQGVARLEFFDDFQGYRTGYEGLYTAITGGFNIKPVPGLIIRPELRYDYNSESRPFEGERDLFTAAIDVILRW from the coding sequence ATGCTCGAATCGTTCCTGCTTGGCGCCACATTGACCCTCGGCCAAGCCGCCCCCGCCCCCGTGGTTGTTGAACCGACCACGCCTGCGGCGATTGCCCCGGCTCAATCGTATTATCTGCCGGGCAACTACTCACCTCGTGAAGAAGCCGAAGCGGCCAACGATACCCCGACCTACCTGTTCATGAGCTTGGTCGATGGCACCTCCGTCGGCGATTTCATGGCGAAACAACGCCTGTCGCTCTCTGGTTGGGTTGCCCAATCGTACACCGCCAGCTCGGCGAATGATAGCAACCTGCCGGTGACCTGGAACGATCGCGCCAACCGTTACCTCATGCAACAAGCCTGGTTGCGATTCGAGCGAGCGATCGATCCGGAAGCGGATGACATCACCTTCGGCTTCCGCATGGATATGCTGTACGGGACCGACTACCGATTCAGCCGCGCCCGCAACATTTGGGAAAACCAAACCGGCGAATACGGCTTCGATCCCATCGCCTTCTATGTGAATGCGTACCTGCCCGGCCTCCTGGGTGGCACCGAAATCAAGTTCGGTCGCTGGTTCACCCCGTTCGGCGTGGAAAGCCTGGAAGCCGTCAGCACGCCGTTGGTGTCGCGCTCGTACAGCTTCAACTGGGCCCCGCCGTTCACCCACACCGGTGCGTTGGCGACCATGAATCTGGGCGAAGGGCTGACCGCTCAAGCCGGTTTGGCCGTCGGTAACGACATCTTCTTTGGCCCCGGCCAACAACTCCGGTTCATCGGTACCTTGTCGTACACCCCGAACGAAGGGGATGACACCTTCACGTTCGGCACGTCGTTCGGCGAAGGCAGCTACAACGCTGCGGAAGCCGTCAACAACATCAACGTGTTCGACTTCGTCTGGGCTCACAAGTTCAACGACAAGGCGAGCTACTCGTTCGAAACCATCTACGGCTATCAGAACGACAGCCCGCTGCCCCGTGGCACCACCGAAACCGCTCACTGGCTCGGCATTGCCAACTACCTGTTCTACCAATGGACGGATAGCATCCAAGGCGTCGCTCGCTTGGAATTCTTCGACGACTTCCAAGGCTATCGTACCGGCTATGAAGGGCTGTACACCGCCATCACCGGCGGCTTCAACATCAAGCCAGTCCCGGGCTTGATCATCCGCCCCGAACTCCGCTACGACTACAACAGCGAAAGCCGCCCGTTTGAAGGCGAACGCGATCTGTTCACCGCAGCGATCGACGTGATCCTCCGCTGGTAA
- a CDS encoding ABC transporter ATP-binding protein → MDALRINSAFPESDRRSPVGVEPTAVAIRCEGVTKDFGQGETRVQVLQGINVEVPYGEMTLLVGPSGCGKTTLISIIAGLLDATQGRVTVLGSEISAFSGGKKTKFRLANVGFVFQQYNLLPALTAAENAAVPLIIAGINRREAVDRAGEMLEKVGLGNKRKSLPSQLSGGQQQRVAIARALVHGPRLLVCDEPTAALDAKSGQTVMQLLRESACRPDRAVIVVTHDNRIYHFGDRIISMSDGRVESVHTGEQVKHFTHGGE, encoded by the coding sequence ATGGATGCGTTGCGAATCAACTCGGCATTCCCCGAAAGCGATCGTCGTTCCCCCGTTGGAGTTGAGCCGACTGCGGTGGCAATTCGCTGCGAAGGGGTGACGAAGGACTTCGGCCAGGGCGAAACTCGCGTGCAGGTGCTGCAAGGCATCAACGTCGAGGTTCCGTATGGCGAAATGACCCTGCTGGTGGGGCCATCCGGTTGCGGCAAGACGACGTTGATTTCGATCATCGCCGGCCTGCTGGATGCCACCCAGGGGCGGGTGACTGTGCTGGGCAGCGAGATTTCGGCGTTCTCTGGCGGCAAAAAGACGAAATTTCGCCTGGCGAATGTCGGCTTTGTCTTCCAGCAATACAACCTGCTGCCCGCATTGACGGCGGCGGAGAATGCCGCGGTGCCGCTGATTATCGCCGGGATCAATCGCCGAGAAGCGGTCGATCGCGCGGGCGAGATGCTCGAAAAAGTCGGACTGGGAAACAAGCGAAAGTCGCTGCCCTCGCAGCTTTCCGGTGGGCAGCAGCAACGGGTGGCCATTGCTCGGGCGCTGGTGCATGGGCCGCGATTGCTGGTGTGCGATGAGCCGACTGCGGCGTTGGACGCCAAGAGCGGTCAGACGGTGATGCAACTGCTGCGTGAGTCGGCCTGTCGGCCCGATCGAGCGGTGATCGTGGTGACGCACGACAATCGAATTTATCACTTCGGCGATCGCATCATCAGCATGAGCGACGGTCGCGTGGAATCGGTCCATACCGGCGAACAAGTCAAGCACTTCACGCACGGAGGAGAATGA